The following are encoded together in the Tribolium castaneum strain GA2 chromosome 3, icTriCast1.1, whole genome shotgun sequence genome:
- the LOC656985 gene encoding ornithine decarboxylase 1, whose product MKFTNTDERVHVLDAQSNVWSVIMDIADSGVQEEAFYVCDVGDIVRKHKTWKAFLPRVQPHYAVKCNDSLTVLEVLAALGTGFDCASKGEINKVLSLGVSPDRIIFANPAKPSSHIRHAAATNVSTMTFDNETELHKIKNFHPDSKLVIRIRCDATDSQCPLGMKFGCDPVLEAPRLLQTARSLNLNVIGVSFHVGSGCREPSVFKRAIAMSREVFDLGQALGYNFTLLDIGGGFPGDRGTSLDEIAQVVNSALDHYFPDPSVEIIAEPGRFYVSSAYTLICNIHSIRDVISEDETTRHRMYYINDGVYGSFNCILYDHQRVVPLPLHEVPGSKYYSSSIWGPTCDGLDQVVEEVLLPEMGLGDWLVFENMGAYTLPVASPFNGFPVAKVHVVADESIWVLLKDIMPLTEEHFVMGDLPANVSIESGGNVAIELPIRMQVTGNDSIIEEHVLEFAF is encoded by the exons ATGAAATTCACAAATACAGATGAACGCGTTCACGTTTTGGATGCACAATCTAATGTTTGGTCCGTCATTATGGACATTGCCGATTCTGGAGTACAGGAAGAAGCTTTTTATGTGTGCGACGTTGGAGATATAGTCAGGAAGCACAAGACTTGGAAGGCGTTTTTGCCGAGAGTACAACCACATTATG CTGTTAAATGCAACGACAGCCTGACCGTCCTCGAAGTCCTTGCCGCTTTGGGCACCGGCTTCGACTGCGCTTCCAAAGGCGAGATCAACAAAGTCCTCTCCCTCGGCGTCAGCCCTGACCGCATCATCTTCGCAAATCCCGCCAAGCCCTCAAGTCACATCCGACATGCTGCAGCCACCAACGTTTCAACCATGACCTTCGACAATGAAACCGAACtccacaaaatcaaaaatttccacCCCGACTCGAAACTCGTCATTCGCATTCGTTGCGACGCCACCGACTCCCAATGCCCGCTCGGCATGAAATTCGGCTGCGACCCCGTCCTGGAAGCCCCCCGACTGCTGCAAACAGCCCGCAGCCTCAATCTCAACGTGATCGGCGTGAGCTTTCACGTGGGCTCGGGCTGTCGCGAACCTTCGGTCTTTAAACGAGCCATTGCCATGTCTCGTGAAGTGTTCGACCTGGGGCAAGCCCTCGGCTACAACTTCACGCTCCTGGACATTGGCGGGGGGTTCCCAGGCGACCGCGGAACTTCGCTTGACGAAATCGCACAAGTTGTGAATTCGGCCCTTGATCATTATTTCCCGGACCCGTCTGTGGAAATAATCGCAGAACCGGGGCGTTTTTACGTCAGTTCTGCCTACACGCTCATTTGCAACATTCATTCGATTCGGGACGTTATCAGCGAAGATGAGACAACGCGCCATAGGATGTACTACATCAATGATGGGGTTTATGGAAGTTTCAATTGTATTTTGTACGATCATCAACGGGTGGTTCCCCTGCCGTTGCATGAAGTCCCCGGGTCGAAGTACTACTCGAGTAGCATCTGGGGGCCCACGTGTGACGGGTTGGACCAGGTTGTTGAGGAGGTTTTGCTTCCGGAGATGGGGCTTGGCGATTGGCTCGTTTTTGAAAACATGGGGGCTTATACTCTTCCAGTTGCGAGTCCTTTTAACGGTTTTCCCGTGGCGAAAGTACACGTGGTTGCCGATGAAAGTATCTGGGTGCTGTTGAAGGATATAATGCCGCTGACGGAGGAGCATTTCGTCATGGGGGATTTACCGGCTAATGTCAGTATTGAAAGTGGAGGAAACGTCGCTATTGAACTACCAATTAGGATGCAAGTTACCGGAAATGACTCCATTATTGAGGAGCACGTTCTCGAGTTTGCATTCTAG
- the LOC657065 gene encoding thyroid transcription factor 1-associated protein 26, with the protein MAKNKVTRDRGQKTGDNFFRKTSKVGIKPSTSGEGSAKKKAFNKSKWRAEKYSFKKKLEKWNDKRTEYIRHGYCKEQNREKNQFDVNKIYEEEERREKGEANEEVIEQESGPKRRRKSFKERMQEERDEKEAKRAEFLRKKAEKEEALRKYHKEKLEKFKKLNKKTKKGQPVMKGRIEYLLEKIQRSVSASAT; encoded by the coding sequence atggcGAAAAATAAAGTGACACGAGACAGGGGCCAAAAGACCGGAGATAATTTCTTTCGCAAAACATCCAAAGTTGGTATCAAACCCTCAACCTCTGGTGAGGGTTCCGCCAAGAAAAAAGcctttaataaaagtaaatggCGCGCGGAAAAATACAgtttcaaaaagaaattagaaaaatggaACGACAAACGGACGGAATACATCAGACACGGTTACTGCAAAGAGCAGAATcgcgaaaaaaatcaattcgatgttaacaaaatttacgAAGAGGAGGAGCGAAGAGAAAAAGGGGAAGCGAATGAAGAAGTAATTGAGCAAGAAAGTGGGCCTAAACGTCGCAGGAAGAGCTTCAAGGAGCGAATGCAGGAAGAAAGGGACGAAAAGGAGGCCAAAAGAGCCGAGTTTCTGCGGAAGAAGGCGGAGAAGGAGGAAGCGTTGCGGAAATACCACAaggaaaaattggaaaagttcAAGAAACTGAACAAGAAGACTAAGAAGGGACAGCCGGTTATGAAAGGCCGCATTGAGTATTTGCTCGAGAAAATACAAAGAAGTGTGTCAGCGTCAgccacttaa
- the LOC103314858 gene encoding phospholipase A2, which produces MRTKRYNVGDMSSSPHYRFLGLVNNKVQCILHDRGINPFDKSENSIARLLKKMQRDREKPKDLWRYTYGLDSNKTFFPGNEPKEFKKYVRATTPGTRWCGDVDREGALTYDDLVLFLRTDNCCKAHESCHLVIEGKEKKHKLINEGLLRRYHCECEKQFRECLKKAQSNIANKIGFTYFTLFGPQCFREDFPKTNCTKTIMGRCAAYAYEREKGKKYQWFDIATYH; this is translated from the exons ATGCGAACTAAGAGGTATAATGTGGGCGATATGTCTTCATCCCCACATTACCGTTTTTTAGGGTTGGTAAATAACAAAGTCCAGTGCATTCTTCACGACCGTGGAATCAACCCCTTCGATAAAAGCGAAAATAGCATCGCTCgtctattgaaaaaaatgcaaagagACAGAGAAAAACCGAAAGACTTGTGGAGATACACTTATGGTCTAGACTCAAACAAGACGTTTTTCCCCGGAAATGAGCCGAAAGAATTCAAGAAATACGTTCGTGCCACTACTCCAG GCACTAGGTGGTGTGGCGATGTGGACAGAGAGGGTGCCTTAACCTACGACGATTTAGTGCTATTCCTGCGAACCGACAACTGTTGTAAAGCACATGAATCCTGCCATTTGGTTATAGAAGGCAAGGAGAAGaaacacaaattgataaaTGAGGGATTATTACGACGGTATCACTGCGAATGCGAAAAACAATTCCGCGAGTGTTTGAAAAAAGCCCAAAGTaacattgcaaataaaatcGGCTTCACATATTTCACCCTGTTTGGACCCCAATGCTTCAGGGAGGATTTTCCCAAAACTAACTGCACTAAAACGATCAT GGGCAGGTGTGCCGCTTATGCGTACGAGAgggaaaaaggcaaaaaatacCAGTGGTTTGATATTGCGACGTATCACTGA
- the LOC103314843 gene encoding uncharacterized protein LOC103314843 produces MTTPEWISNNLFQKALNNYFNEDLQLVTFTSTNAVPEGDNYTSDLFRSTLIYINPKKKTKHSLSVIVKCGNDDGGVKTDLAKKLHLFDKEIEMFTRTFPAIYEILGEHYTLSSKCLYACNDPHSVIVLEDLTTLNFEMLPRHIGFDLEHCCKVVEKMAQMHAASVIMYENDPSLVKCYAEGLYADNEMIREWVSAGYGALSDACSRWPGFEKYGYKLSALGDEALERGFKATKRRLGGFNVLNHGDLWVNNMMFSYHQDGKLKDMRFVDFQMNIFTSPAIDLHYFIATSTKVEVKLECIEIILDHYYAQLLANLARLQYSLERVPTREQFKKDYNARAFYGLMGAATVLAFVKASSRKDASFESVMRDGSVDGFRYHAYNNERYRKHMEHLLPYYDSFGILD; encoded by the exons ATGACAACGCCAGAATGGATCTCCAACAACCTTTTTCAAAAAGCTCTCAACAACTATTTCAACGAAGACCTCCAACTTGTCACGTTCACTAGCACCAACGCCGTACCAGAGGGCGACAACTACACCAGTGACCTGTTCCGGTCCACCCTTATCTACATCAACCCCAAAAA aaaaaccaaACACTCCCTGTCTGTTATTGTCAAGTGTGGGAACGACGACGGCGGTGTTAAGACAGACCTGGCCAAAAAACTGCACCTCTTTGACAAGGAAATCGAAATGTTTACGCGCACTTTTCCGGCAATTTACGAAATTTTgg GTGAGCATTACACGCTTTCGTCCAAGTGTCTCTATGCCTGTAATGACCCCCATTCGGTGATCGTGCTTGAGGATTTAACTActctaaattttgaaatgttgcCGAGACATATTGGCTTTGACCTTGAACATTGCTGCAAAGTTGTggaaaaaatggcacaaatgCATGCAGCTTCGGTTATTATGTATGAAAATGACCCTTCTTTGGTTAAATGTTACGCGGAGGGGTTGTATGCCGATAACGAAATGATAAGGGAGTGG GTAAGCGCCGGCTACGGCGCCTTAAGCGACGCTTGTAGCCGCTGGCCAGGTTTCGAAAAGTACGGCTACAAGCTGTCAGCCCTTGGCGACGAGGCCCTCGAGCGCGGCTTCAAAGCCACCAAGAGACGCCTAGGCGGCTTCAATGTCCTCAACCATGGCGACTTGTGGGTGAATAACATGATGTTTTCCTACCACCAAGACGGCAAACTGAAGGACATGCGATTTGTCGACTTCCAAATGAACATTTTCACGAGCCCTGCGATCGATCTGCACTATTTCATCGCAACGAGCACCAAAGTCGAGGTCAAGCTTGAGTGCATTGAGATCATTTTGGACCACTATTACGCCCAGTTGCTGGCAAATCTGGCCAGACTCCAGTACTCGCTGGAGAGGGTCCCCACGCGGGAGCAGTTCAAGAAGGACTACAACGCACGGGCGTTCTACGGCCTCATGGGGGCTGCCACGGTCCTCGCTTTCGTCAAAGCTTCGAGCCGGAAGGACGCCTCGTTCGAAAGCGTGATGCGGGATGGGAGCGTGGACGGCTTTCGCTACCATGCTTACAATAACGAACGGTACAGGAAGCACATGGAGCACCTGTTGCCCTATTATGACAGTTTCGGGATCCTAGACTAA
- the LOC103314845 gene encoding uncharacterized protein LOC103314845, with protein MVLFILSKMLNSLENNSTVKQDVEQRKNGSTKVLSRTTIANLGKTRTSASINVDYAKDKELINNGFQKLVSNVALKKVINKSSKVQTAKKKESKVVASSLPTTFPDRDLSSHIVLTKQMSVDKCTMTDFGEKGNKVDLESSVFSDQPYRDLQWTDPRLLKKYSLYRQQYKKSLTIPIVNKSEYGSDVNSDDDAELFYSKNKQFLFKSLYYFSTTSLSFVGTMCGITLITVVLWKILDEQLIQLNFTLEAPKHALFFQRNLVNFISAAANVVQTLFGKVVRVLTMTTSEAFAKDTDPRTWYSLY; from the exons atggttttgtttattttgtctaAAATGCTAAATTCACTTGAAAATAACAGCACTG TCAAACAGGATGTGGAACAGCGTAAAAACGGAAGCACTAAAGTCCTCTCAAGAACTACAAT CGCAAATCTTGGAAAAACGCGGACTAGTGCCTCGATAAACGTTGATTACGCCAAGGATAAggagttaattaataatgggTTTCAAAAATTAGTGTCAAATGTCGCGTTAAAGAAAGTTATTAACAAGTCGTCAAAAGTGCAAACTGCTAAGAAGAAAGAAAGTAAAGTCGTGGCGTCATCTCTACCGACCACTTTTCCAGATCG agaTCTGAGCTCTCATATCGTATTGACCAAACAAATGTCTGTTGATAAATGCACAATGACTGATTTTGGCGAAAAAGGGAACAAAGTGGACTTGGAATCGTCGGTTTTTAGCGACCAACCCTACAG gGATCTGCAGTGGACAGATCCGAggcttttgaaaaaatactcGCTATATAGACAACAATACAAAAAATCGTTGACGATTCCCATTGTAAATAAATCGGAGTATGGTTCAGATGTAAATTCGGACGACGACGCTGAACTTTTCTATTCGaagaataaacaatttttatttaaaa gtctttattattttagtacaacTTCTCTTTCATTCGTTGGAACAATGTGTGGCATAACTTTGATTACCGTAGTCTTGTGGAAAATTCTCGATGAGCAATTAATACAACTTAACTTTACACTAGAAGCACCTAAGCATGCCTTATTTTTTCAGCGAAATCTTGTAAATTTTATAAGTGCTGCAGCAAATGTGGTTCAGACGCTGTTTGGGAAAGTCGTACGAGTTTTAACGATGACG ACAAGTGAAGCGTTTGCGAAAGACACAGACCCCAGAACGTGGTACAGCttgtattaa
- the RpS17 gene encoding small ribosomal subunit protein eS17, whose protein sequence is MGRVRTKTVKKASKVIIEKYYTRLTLDFHTNKRICEEIAIIPTKPLRNKIAGFVTHLMKRLRHSQVRGISIKLQEEERERRDNFVPEVSALEHDIIEVDPETKEMLKMLDFNNISGLQLTQPTANTFNRRA, encoded by the coding sequence ATGGGTCGTGTCCGTACAAAAACGGTGAAAAAAGCCTCAAAAGTCATAATCGAGAAGTACTACACTCGCCTAACCCTTGATTTCCACACAAACAAGCGCATTTGCGAGGAAATCGCCATCATCCCGACCAAGCCTTTGCGCAACAAAATCGCGGGTTTTGTGACCCATTTGATGAAACGGCTCCGTCATTCCCAAGTCCGTGGCATTTCCATCAAACTGCAGGAGGAAGAAAGGGAGAGAAGGGACAACTTCGTCCCGGAAGTTTCCGCTCTGGAGCACGATATTATCGAAGTCGATCCGGAGACTAAGGAGATGTTGAAGATGCTCGACTTCAACAACATCAGCGGGTTGCAGCTCACACAACCCACTGCAAACACGTTTAATAGACGCgcttaa
- the LOC657611 gene encoding adenosine kinase, with protein sequence MKIVAFGNPLLDTIVLLKSDALLKKYCLEKDGQKEVSQSEMKALVADLEEYEKTFVAGGCAQNTLKVVQWLLDKKCAATMFGSIGGDSEGEILKKILREHGVDTNYVTQPGYITGSTVSLVTGESRSLVAYLGAAEVMSPQDFSPNSHIIEDANLVYMEGFFITKRIQVASAIVNCCNRLNKQFVFNLSGQYLCTDYTQTVVDFVQKSSIIFGNKREFQTICPPMNESSVENLIKNLGKQGKIVVVTDGAKCVNCVGGGETLEIKVPELRAEEIVDTTGAGDAFVAGFLSGYLLKKPLKTCCELGNYAAQEIIKRRGCTIPDYPPVLK encoded by the exons atgaaaattgttgcgtTTGGGAACCCCCTACTGGACACGATCGTGCTGTTAAAAAGCGACgctcttttgaaaaaatattgtttggaAAAAGACGGCCAGAAAGAAGTGAGTCAGAGCGAAATGAAGGCATTGGTGGCCGATCTTGAAGA GTACGAAAAAACTTTCGTGGCTGGCGGTTGTGCACAAAACACGCTCAAGGTGGTTCAGTGGCTTTTGGACAAAAAATGCGCTGCAACAATGTTTGGCTCGATTGGGGGCGACAGTGAGGGGGAAATtctgaagaaaattttacggGAGCACGGGGTAGACACGAATTATGTCACACAGCCTGGGTACATTACGGGATCAACTGTGTCTCTGGTAACTGGGGAAAGTCGATCGTTGGTTGCTTATCTGGGCGCTGCTGAAGTGATGTCTCCTCAGGATTTTTCCCCGAATTCGCACATAATTGAAGACGCGAATTTGGTGTACATGGAGGGGTTTTTCATTACCAAGAGGATTCAAGTTGCTTCCGCTATCGTAAACTGCTGTAATCGGCTCAACAAACAGTTTGTGTTTAACTTGTCGGGGCAATATTTATGCACAGACTACACACAAACCGTTGttgattttgtacaaaaatctAGCATTATCTTTGGTAATAAGAGGGAATTCCAAACTATTTGTCCCCCAATGAACGAAAGTAGTgttgaaaatttgattaaaaacttGGGAAAACAGGGTAAAATTGTGGTTGTTACTGACGGTGCCAAATGTGTGAATTGTGTGGGAGGGGGCGAAACTTTGGAAATCAAAGTGCCAGAATTGAGGGCCGAGGAAATTGTTGATACGACCGGGGCTGGGGACGCATTTGTGGCAGGTTTCCTAAGTGGGTATCTCCTCAAAAAGCCGCTTAAAACGTGCTGTGAATTGGGAAATTACGCCGCGCAGGAAATTATCAAACGAAGGGGTTGCACAATACCCGACTACCCCCCTGTACTTaaatag
- the homer gene encoding homer protein homolog 2, producing the protein MTSGKDTMGEQPIFTCKAHVFHIDPKTKRSWMPASSSAVSVSFFYDSSRSLYRIISVEGQKAVINSTVTPNMTFTKTSQKFGQWSDVRANTVYGLGFSSETELQKFIDKFNEVKEATRSAISKVTANGGSAVTPVTSANASPITARAANATPDQSDTLLEPPGSAVATSTPIVKSEDDIPHPRSHSISTLQSNESPSHQIKPDKTSYGNAPTNPIDMQLKYENDRLKLALAQSSANAKKWEIELATLKSNNARLTSALQESTANVDEWKRQLASLKEENMRMKAKYQADLENSKGGGDIADELRQEIQSLRIRLEQMEAELDAKNSEFKQLAFQKPSDIQALQKENQELQATAKLAQSELDIALSAHESQRQILLTLNSQLASRVQELATIHDEITTALQT; encoded by the exons atgacgtCTGGCAAGGACACAATGGG TGAACAACCTATTTTCACATGCAAAGCCCACGTTTTCCACATTGACCCGAAGACGAAGCGTTCGTGGATGCCGGCGTCGAGTTCAGCGGTCAgcgtttcatttttttacgaCTCCTCGCGGAGCCTCTACCGGATCATCAGTGTCGAGGGCCAGAAGGCTGTTATAAATAGTACAGTTACCCCAAATATGACTTTCACAAAAACGTCGCAAAAGTTCGGCCAATGGTCGGACGTGAGGGCTAACACTGTCTACGGACTGGGCTTTTCTTCAGAGACTGAGCTTCAGAAG TTTATTGACAAATTCAATGAGGTGAAAGAGGCCACTAGATCAGCTATCAGCAAAGTCACTGCCAATGGTGGTTCAGCTGTAACGCCCGTTACAAGCGCGAATGCCAGTCCTATCACTGCGAGAGCAGCCAATGCCACGCCAGATCAGTCAGATACTCTACTCGAACCTCCTG GAAGTGCCGTAGCTACATCTACACCTATTGTTAAGTCGGAAGACGACATTCCCCACCCTCGGAGTCACTCAATCTCGACACTGCAAAGTAACGAAAGCCCCAGCCATCAAATCAAACCGGACAAAACGTCCTATGGAAATGCCCCAACGAACCCGATCGACATGCAGCTGAAATACGAGAACGATAGGCTCAAACTGGCTCTAGCACAAAG TTCGGCCAATGCTAAAAAATGGGAAATCGAGTTGGCCACGTTAAAGAGCAACAATGCAAGACTAACAAGTGCACTTCAAGAAAGCACGGCAAACGTCGATGAGTGGAAACGACAATTGGCAAGTCTTAAGGAAGAAAATATGCGAATGAAAGCGAAGTATCAAGCAGATTTGGAAAATAGTAAAG GTGGCGGCGACATTGCCGATGAACTGCGCCAAGAAATTCAAAGTCTGCGAATTCGCCTCGAACAGATGGAGGCCGAGCTGGACGCCAAAAATAGCGAATTCAAGCAGTTGGCTTTCCAGAAACCGTCGGATATTCAG GCGTTGCAGAAGGAAAACCAGGAGCTCCAGGCGACGGCAAAATTGGCCCAATCCGAGCTGGACATCGCTCTCAGCGCCCACGAATCTCAGCGCCAAATCCTCCTCACGCTGAATTCGCAGCTGGCGTCGCGAGTACAAGAACTAGCAACGATCCACGACGAAATCACCACGGCTTTGCAGACGTGA
- the LOC103314844 gene encoding cuticle protein 8: MFNQVFVIATLFLAAYAGYLGELEGYGGHIEGGEIEYGGHHEEHHHEHPKYQFNYAVHDPHTGDEKQHHEERDGDQVKGTYTLKEADGTTRVVEYKADKHSGFNAVVHKIGEPHHQHQQIGHIGGGYGGHY, encoded by the exons ATGTTCAATCAA GTGTTCGTCATCGCTACCCTTTTCCTGGCGGCTTACGCCGGTTATTTGGGTGAATTGGAGGGTTACGGGGGCCACATAGAAGGGGGCGAGATCGAGTATGGGGGCCATCACGAGGAACACCATCAC GAACACCCTAAATACCAATTCAACTACGCTGTGCATGACCCTCACACCGGCGATGAGAAACAACACCACGAAGAACGTGATGGTGACCAAGTTAAAGGGACTTACACTTTGAAG GAGGCTGATGGCACTACTCGTGTTGTGGAATATAAAGCCGATAAACATAGTGGATTTAACGCCGTTGTGCACAAAATTGGCGAACCACACCACCAGCACCAACAAATTGGACACATCGGGGGCGGCTATGGCGGACactattaa